CGGGTCGATATCTACAACCTAGCCAACGGTGAGCGGTTCTCGACCTATGTCATCCCAGGAAAACAGCGGGAAATCGCGCTGAACGGTGCCGCCGCCCACAAGGGCCGCCTCGGCGATCTGGTCATTATCGCCGCCTACGTGGACCTGGACGAAAAGGAGATCGAATCCCACGCTCCAGTGGCCGTCCACGTCGACAGTGAAAACCGAATCACCTCTGTCGACGTCCACAACATCGCCCCCATCCCGTTGTCCTGAACAGGATCTGCCCGGGCTACACGTTGGCGCCTCCCCTGTCGGTCAGGCCGATGTCGGTAGCCACAGCAGCCATCCCCTTGATGGCGATGTTCAGAAACTCGGTCAGATCGAGGCCGATGCGCTCGCACTCATGAATGTTATCCCGGCAGACGCTGGCGGCAAAGGCCTTGTCCTTCATTTTCTTCTTCAAACCCT
This is a stretch of genomic DNA from Deltaproteobacteria bacterium. It encodes these proteins:
- a CDS encoding aspartate 1-decarboxylase, whose protein sequence is MPMRTFLQAKIHRAVITDANLDYEGSISICPDLITAAGLFLFERVDIYNLANGERFSTYVIPGKQREIALNGAAAHKGRLGDLVIIAAYVDLDEKEIESHAPVAVHVDSENRITSVDVHNIAPIPLS